Proteins from a genomic interval of Fusarium oxysporum Fo47 chromosome I, complete sequence:
- a CDS encoding S-adenosyl-L-methionine-dependent methyltransferase, translating into MSETSKESTSPKAATVSSPPAEATPAPAEETSTEQTTAQNPAEPAQDFHNPDHWVTLNEGDAPGDDDADSAVGDDAASSTESISSSILHYRTIHGRTYHSERGNAEYWTPNDEHHNESMDINHHLLSLSLDGKLHLAPLKDDIQKVLDVGTGTGIWAIDFADEYPNAEVVGTDISPIQPDWVPPNLKFEIEDCTQEWTFNPNSFDYVHMRYLYGSISDWSALFKEAFRVCKPGGWVESYEASPRMESDDGTVNETCAINEWGKFFIEGGKKLNRTFEIIDKDLQQKGMEEAGFVDVKVWDFKAPIGGWPQDPRLKQIGQFAQAALEQDYEGYVLYMANMVLGWTKEEVSVYCAQLRREIRSGKFHPFYRQRVVYARKPE; encoded by the exons ATGTCAGAGACTTCAAAGGAATCAACCTCGCCGAAGGCAGCCACTGTTTCGTCACCGCCAGCCGAGGCTACCCCTGCACCTGCGGAGGAGACTTCTACTGAGCAAACCACTGCACAGAACCCCGCCGAACCTGCTCAAGATTTCCATAATCCTGATCATTGGGTCACCTTGAACGAGGGC GATGCGCCAGGAGACGACGATGCTGATTCAGCGGTCGGAGATGATGCTGCCAGCTCAACTGAGTCGATTTCTTCGAGCATCCTTCATTACCGCACCATTCACGGGAGGACGTATCACTCTGAGCGAGGAAATGCCGAGTATTG GACACCGAATGATGAGCACCATAACGAATCTATGGATATTAA TCACCACCTCCTGTCTCTCTCGCTAGACGGGAAACTCCATCTAGCCCCTCTGAAGGATGATATTCAG AAAGTCCTAGATGTTGGAACGGGAACTG GTATTTGGGCCAT CGATTTCGCGGATGAGTACCCCAATGCAGAAGTTGTTGGAACGGATATCTCGCCCATCCAACCTGACTGGGTTCCACCCAATCTGAAGTT TGAAATCGAAGACTGTACTCAAGAGTGGACTTTCAATCCCAACTCGTTTGATTACGTGCATATGCGCTATCTTTATGGAAGTATCAGCGACTGGTCTGCCCTGTTCAAAGAGGCATTTCGCGTTTGCAAGCCTGGCGGCTGGGTTGAGAGCTATGAAGCCTCTCCTAGAATGGAAAGCGACGATGGCACTGTGAACGAAACCTGTGCTATCAACGAATGGGGAAAGTTCTTCATTGAAGGCGGGAAAAAGCTAAACCGCACTTTTGAGATCATCGATAAGGATCTGCAGCAGAAGGGGATGGAGGAAGCAGGCTTTGTTGACGTGAAAGTCTGGGACTTTAAG GCACCTATTGGAGGTTGGCCCCAGGACCCTCGACTCAAGCAAATTGGACAGTTTGCTCAGGCTGCGCTTGAACAGGACTACGAGGGCTATGTTCTTTACATGGCTAATATGGTTCTTGGGTGGACTAAGGAAGAAGTTTCTGTGTACTGCGCTCAATTGCGACGCGAGATCCGTTCTGGAAAGTTTCATCCTTTCTATCGCCAGCGGGTTGTTTATGCAAGGAAGCCTGAATAA